From a single Candidatus Sulfotelmatobacter sp. genomic region:
- a CDS encoding sigma-54 dependent transcriptional regulator, whose protein sequence is MTSAGLSPMIATPQFEAANFLNLLIVDDERSIREACREVAQSLGYTAYVADSAEHAYRYLETQAFDAVLLDLRLPGAGGLEALRRIKERRPEAVVVVVTGYGTVQSAVQAMKNGAYDFVTKPFSVDELKMLLERVAIHLKLKSENRLLREKVRSKQGFGGIVGRAPEMEKLYRIIAKAANSIHPVLILGESGTGKEMVARSIHYSGPFRDKPFIPVDCGSLVPTLIESELFGYVKGAFTGANQNKDGLLTMAEGGTIFLDEVGELPVDLQAKMLRAIQEKEIRPVGSTRRVPINVRILAATNRDLELAVTQGEFRRDLYFRLNVLSLRIPALRERRQDIPLLIGHFLERMTRTSGVEKMLTDDALKAMLAYDWPGNVRELENCLERTYAFTSGPLIHTTDLPREVANLPPSEVLHGNGGANGHGKIIPMAELERQTILSAITELRGDKLQAARLLGIGKTTLYRKLKDYAAHEYRQ, encoded by the coding sequence ATGACGTCAGCAGGTCTAAGTCCCATGATTGCCACACCGCAGTTTGAAGCCGCAAATTTTCTCAATCTCCTGATCGTGGATGACGAACGCTCGATCCGGGAGGCCTGCCGCGAAGTAGCGCAGTCGCTGGGCTATACGGCGTATGTGGCCGACTCCGCCGAACATGCCTATCGCTATCTTGAAACGCAGGCTTTTGACGCCGTCCTGCTCGACCTGCGGCTCCCCGGCGCCGGCGGCCTGGAGGCGCTGCGCCGCATTAAGGAGCGGCGTCCGGAAGCGGTGGTCGTGGTTGTGACCGGGTACGGCACCGTTCAGTCGGCGGTGCAAGCCATGAAGAATGGCGCTTACGACTTTGTAACCAAGCCTTTCAGCGTTGACGAGTTGAAGATGCTGCTCGAGCGGGTCGCGATCCACTTGAAGCTGAAATCTGAAAATCGTTTATTGCGCGAGAAAGTGCGATCGAAACAGGGATTTGGAGGCATCGTCGGCCGCGCCCCGGAAATGGAGAAGCTCTACCGCATCATTGCCAAGGCCGCCAACAGCATTCATCCCGTGCTGATCCTCGGCGAAAGCGGGACCGGCAAAGAGATGGTCGCTCGCTCCATCCACTATTCCGGTCCATTCCGCGACAAGCCCTTCATCCCCGTCGACTGCGGATCGCTGGTGCCGACGCTCATTGAGAGCGAATTGTTCGGCTATGTGAAAGGGGCATTCACGGGTGCCAATCAAAACAAAGATGGACTCTTGACCATGGCCGAAGGAGGCACGATATTTCTCGACGAAGTAGGAGAGCTTCCGGTCGATCTGCAAGCCAAAATGCTGCGCGCGATTCAGGAGAAGGAAATTCGCCCGGTCGGCAGCACGCGGCGAGTGCCGATTAATGTGCGCATTCTGGCCGCGACCAACCGCGATCTGGAACTAGCCGTCACTCAGGGCGAATTCCGCCGCGACCTCTACTTTCGGCTGAATGTATTGAGCCTGCGCATTCCGGCGCTGCGCGAGCGACGGCAAGATATTCCCCTGTTGATCGGTCATTTTCTGGAGCGCATGACCCGGACCTCGGGAGTGGAGAAAATGCTCACGGACGACGCCCTGAAAGCGATGCTAGCCTATGACTGGCCGGGCAATGTTCGCGAACTGGAGAATTGTCTCGAACGCACGTACGCCTTCACCAGTGGTCCGCTGATCCACACCACGGACCTGCCTCGCGAGGTAGCCAATCTTCCACCGTCAGAGGTGTTACATGGAAATGGCGGGGCGAACGGGCACGGAAAGATCATTCCCATGGCCGAACTCGAGCGGCAAACGATTCTGAGTGCCATCACAGAACTTCGCGGCGACAAATTGCAGGCCGCCCGCCTGCTCGGCATTGGGAAGACGACCCTATACCGGAAACTCAAGGACTACGCCGCGCATGAATATCGACAATGA
- a CDS encoding ATP-binding protein, translated as MLRRKTIIVLVITLMVTVMVSAFSYLYISQILRLRIANSNETAANLTHQLAYAVSNAVPDFSSTTVDTSNTAALRRAFADYVQTDVALNNLLQSDPGDWRFIYDVAIVDITGKALLHTNANMVGKVIAPRPDFQKVVSAHLREQIRLVFNPAAVYDVTYPLELNGEPFGTIRIGVQTIFLKSEVEARLMKAGYISIALIFGSLFLAAGISNLALGPLKQINLNLDSVSAGEANSLSGDESRHDEYGLVSLKIANLGRQIRDSREIFSALKDNVDQLMSKLQDGLMLFARDSRVVLVSAPVEAFLGRPRGELLGHTVHEVFDRSSALGLALLDAFDRRKPLSQREFAAAGGKRVQVSLDFVQEKNSQIGALLIMRDTESVRRIGDEIEMSRRLSASGRLTRGVAHEVKNPINAIVLHLQLLRNKLAEQEPDTRRHMDIIDSEIRRLDRVVQTLVDFTRPRDLRLEEVDLRRLMEEVAQLAAPDAEQHGVTIERHMPQQRLRVKVDVDLMKQAILNVVLNGVQAMPDGGLLTISARRENNAVIAEVRDQGEGIPPDLHDKIFELYFTTKKDGSGIGLAQTYQVLQWHYGSVDFESGATGTVFSFRIPFGGEPIEAGPEYAEDAAQNTTATQRGD; from the coding sequence ATGCTGCGACGAAAGACCATCATCGTGCTGGTCATCACTCTTATGGTGACAGTGATGGTTTCCGCTTTCTCGTACCTCTATATTTCGCAGATCTTGCGGCTGCGCATTGCCAACTCCAACGAAACCGCCGCCAATCTCACCCACCAGCTAGCGTACGCCGTGTCGAACGCCGTGCCCGACTTCAGCAGCACGACAGTCGATACCAGCAACACCGCCGCCCTGCGCCGCGCGTTCGCCGACTACGTGCAAACCGACGTGGCTTTGAACAATCTGCTTCAATCCGATCCCGGCGACTGGAGATTCATCTACGACGTGGCCATCGTCGATATCACCGGCAAGGCGCTGCTGCATACCAACGCAAATATGGTGGGCAAGGTGATTGCGCCACGTCCTGATTTTCAGAAGGTTGTAAGCGCCCATCTCCGCGAACAAATCCGCCTCGTATTCAACCCGGCCGCCGTATATGACGTGACCTACCCGCTGGAGTTGAACGGCGAGCCTTTCGGTACGATCCGAATCGGCGTACAAACCATTTTTCTCAAGAGCGAGGTTGAGGCCCGGCTGATGAAAGCGGGATACATCTCGATTGCCCTGATCTTCGGCTCTTTATTTCTGGCAGCGGGAATTTCCAACCTCGCGTTGGGCCCGCTGAAGCAAATCAACCTCAATCTCGATAGCGTGAGCGCCGGAGAGGCTAACTCACTTTCTGGCGATGAATCTCGCCACGACGAATACGGGCTCGTCTCTCTGAAAATAGCCAACCTTGGCCGCCAGATTCGCGACAGCCGCGAAATTTTTTCCGCCCTCAAGGACAACGTGGATCAGCTCATGTCGAAGCTGCAAGACGGCCTGATGCTGTTCGCGCGCGATTCGCGCGTCGTGCTGGTGAGCGCGCCGGTGGAAGCTTTTCTGGGCCGCCCCCGCGGAGAACTTCTGGGTCACACCGTCCATGAGGTGTTCGACCGCAGTTCTGCGCTGGGCCTCGCCCTGCTGGATGCTTTTGACCGCCGCAAACCGCTATCGCAACGAGAGTTCGCGGCGGCGGGCGGAAAGCGCGTCCAGGTTTCGCTGGACTTCGTGCAGGAAAAGAATTCGCAGATCGGCGCGCTCCTCATCATGCGCGACACCGAATCGGTGCGCCGCATCGGCGACGAAATCGAGATGTCGCGCCGCCTCTCCGCCAGTGGCCGCTTAACTCGGGGCGTGGCTCACGAAGTAAAAAATCCCATCAACGCCATCGTGCTCCACCTGCAACTGTTGCGCAACAAACTGGCCGAGCAGGAACCGGACACCCGGCGTCACATGGATATCATCGACAGCGAAATTCGCCGCCTTGACCGCGTGGTACAAACCCTGGTTGATTTCACCCGGCCCCGCGATCTTCGTCTGGAGGAAGTGGATCTTCGCCGCCTCATGGAGGAGGTGGCGCAGCTTGCAGCACCCGATGCTGAGCAACACGGCGTCACCATCGAACGGCATATGCCGCAACAGCGCCTGCGTGTCAAAGTCGACGTCGATCTGATGAAACAGGCCATACTCAATGTGGTCCTCAACGGGGTGCAAGCCATGCCGGATGGAGGGCTGCTGACCATTTCCGCTCGGCGCGAAAACAATGCCGTAATTGCCGAAGTGCGCGATCAGGGCGAAGGCATTCCCCCGGATCTGCACGATAAGATTTTTGAACTTTATTTCACAACCAAGAAAGACGGCAGCGGCATCGGACTGGCGCAGACCTATCAGGTTCTGCAATGGCACTATGGCTCGGTGGACTTCGAATCTGGCGCGACGGGAACGGTTTTCAGTTTCCGGATTCCGTTCGGGGGAGAACCGATCGAGGCGGGTCCGGAGTACGCCGAAGATGCGGCTCAAAATACGACAGCGACGCAGCGCGGCGATTGA
- a CDS encoding ATP-binding protein encodes MSAAAEIPWTPPDPKTELLPVFQNAPFALAHCQRQGKVTALNPALAQVIGGEIGMALPLCFLDLIHPQDRPEAERLFAELFGRQRDTFQLDSLTMRGNSQHVRWTVWRVEGIYGDADYALIAAEQALRGHKIEQRLRQAERLEAVGRLAGGVAHDFNNLLTGVLLYCDLLLANLEPHHRVRKYAEEIRNAGIQANGLVRQLLTVSRPPTSEPRLLSLNEIAEGMRNLLGRLIGENIDLRFQLDPDLGMVKIDSTEAQQILLNLVLNARDALPRGGRITVETANCKMQLLTEPPSTAPSSALLPCALFVVEDNGNGMDADTRTHLFEAFFTTKAGKGTGLGLATVHDIVTRNGGLIHVESAPERGTRVSVLLPLIPETVLNSQNRLDEKPQDEHHHDFLPETSPKISPPRNEEGK; translated from the coding sequence ATGAGTGCTGCCGCTGAAATCCCGTGGACGCCGCCGGACCCGAAAACGGAACTGCTTCCTGTTTTCCAGAATGCTCCTTTCGCGTTAGCCCACTGCCAGCGCCAGGGCAAAGTCACCGCGCTGAATCCCGCTTTGGCACAGGTTATCGGCGGCGAGATCGGAATGGCCCTTCCGCTGTGCTTCTTAGATCTGATTCATCCACAAGACCGGCCCGAGGCCGAACGGCTTTTTGCAGAGCTATTTGGGCGGCAACGTGACACCTTCCAATTGGACTCCCTCACCATGCGTGGAAATAGCCAGCATGTCCGCTGGACGGTATGGCGAGTGGAGGGAATCTACGGCGATGCGGACTACGCTCTCATAGCGGCAGAACAAGCATTGCGGGGCCACAAGATTGAGCAGCGGCTTCGCCAGGCCGAGCGCCTGGAAGCGGTCGGTCGATTGGCCGGAGGAGTGGCGCACGACTTCAACAATCTTCTGACAGGGGTGCTGTTGTATTGCGACCTGCTGCTGGCCAATCTCGAGCCGCACCACCGGGTCCGGAAATATGCGGAAGAGATTCGAAACGCGGGAATACAGGCCAATGGTCTGGTGCGGCAGTTGTTGACGGTGTCCCGCCCCCCGACCTCCGAGCCACGCCTCTTGTCGCTGAATGAAATCGCTGAAGGCATGCGCAACTTGCTGGGTCGCCTGATCGGAGAAAACATCGACTTGAGATTCCAACTCGATCCTGATCTGGGGATGGTCAAGATCGACTCGACCGAAGCGCAGCAGATTCTGCTCAATCTGGTGCTTAACGCACGGGACGCTTTGCCCCGCGGGGGACGGATCACGGTCGAGACCGCCAATTGCAAGATGCAGTTGTTGACCGAACCGCCATCGACCGCTCCCAGCTCGGCCTTGCTTCCCTGCGCACTGTTCGTGGTAGAAGACAACGGCAACGGCATGGATGCCGACACTCGAACCCATCTATTCGAAGCTTTTTTTACCACGAAGGCGGGGAAAGGAACCGGGCTGGGCCTGGCGACTGTCCACGACATTGTGACCAGGAACGGCGGATTGATCCATGTAGAAAGCGCCCCTGAGCGGGGCACTCGGGTGAGTGTGCTTCTGCCCCTGATTCCGGAAACAGTGTTGAACTCTCAGAACCGTCTCGATGAAAAGCCTCAAGACGAGCATCACCACGATTTCTTGCCAGAAACGAGCCCGAAAATATCACCTCCGAGAAATGAAGAAGGGAAATAA
- a CDS encoding sigma-54 dependent transcriptional regulator, whose translation MNHEKILIVEDEENERSGLAEIVSSWGYRVETARDGSEGLEKATQWSPSIVITDLKMPRMGGIELLGHLAEQATTIAVILVTAQGTIDSAVQAMRMGAYDYLTKPIDTDRLRTMLGNAAALLGTRAELEATRRRLRDAGSLGRLNGGSRKMQEIFRLIEMVAPSTASVLITGASGTGKELVARTIHELSPRKDRPFVAINCAAIPDTLMESEIFGHEKGAFTGALERRTGCFELAEGGTLLLDEIGEMPIATQAKLLRVLEDRKLRRLGSKVETSVDVRVLAATNKVPDEAVGRGELRSDLYYRLNVFNIHMPPLREHKEDVAGLVQLLLAEMSAKHSRKVGAVSEAVLNQFNNYSWPGNVRELRNTLERAVIVCDTGVIETKHLPPGFGQAPLRTAANDPDAVRLGVGTTVEEAEKMLILKTLEATSNNKTRAAEILGISLKTLHNKLKEYGSASAEGVPGKEEVSSS comes from the coding sequence ATGAATCACGAAAAAATATTGATCGTGGAAGATGAAGAGAACGAGCGGTCTGGGCTGGCAGAAATAGTGTCTTCATGGGGATATCGCGTGGAAACGGCCCGCGATGGCTCCGAGGGCCTGGAGAAGGCCACGCAATGGTCCCCTTCGATCGTGATTACGGATCTCAAGATGCCGCGTATGGGGGGGATCGAGTTATTGGGCCATCTCGCGGAACAGGCCACCACCATTGCGGTGATCCTGGTTACCGCGCAGGGCACAATCGACAGCGCGGTGCAGGCGATGCGCATGGGCGCCTACGACTACCTCACCAAACCGATCGACACCGATCGCTTGCGGACCATGTTGGGCAACGCCGCCGCACTGCTGGGAACCCGCGCCGAACTCGAGGCCACGCGCCGTCGTCTGCGCGACGCAGGATCCCTGGGACGTTTGAATGGCGGCTCCCGCAAGATGCAGGAGATTTTCCGGCTGATCGAGATGGTGGCGCCCAGCACGGCCTCGGTGCTCATCACGGGCGCAAGCGGAACGGGAAAAGAACTGGTAGCGCGGACCATTCACGAACTCAGCCCCCGCAAGGACCGGCCCTTCGTCGCCATCAACTGCGCCGCCATTCCCGATACGCTGATGGAAAGCGAAATCTTCGGCCATGAAAAAGGAGCATTCACGGGCGCGCTGGAGCGTCGCACGGGTTGCTTCGAGCTCGCCGAAGGCGGAACGCTTCTGCTTGACGAAATCGGCGAGATGCCCATAGCAACCCAGGCCAAGCTGCTGCGCGTCCTGGAGGACCGGAAGCTGCGCCGCCTGGGCAGTAAAGTCGAAACCTCAGTCGATGTGCGTGTGCTCGCCGCCACTAACAAGGTTCCCGACGAGGCGGTCGGACGGGGCGAGTTGCGTAGCGATCTTTATTACCGCCTCAATGTGTTCAACATCCACATGCCGCCGCTGCGCGAGCACAAAGAGGACGTCGCCGGCCTGGTACAACTCTTACTGGCCGAGATGAGCGCCAAACACTCCCGCAAAGTTGGAGCGGTCAGTGAGGCGGTTCTGAACCAGTTCAACAACTATTCATGGCCGGGCAATGTACGGGAGTTGCGCAACACGCTCGAACGCGCCGTCATCGTTTGCGATACCGGGGTGATTGAGACCAAACATTTGCCGCCCGGATTTGGACAGGCTCCGTTGCGCACTGCCGCAAACGATCCCGACGCGGTGCGACTGGGGGTGGGCACCACCGTTGAAGAAGCCGAGAAGATGCTGATCCTGAAAACGCTGGAGGCCACCAGCAACAACAAGACGCGGGCTGCGGAAATCCTCGGCATCAGTTTGAAAACGCTGCATAACAAACTGAAGGAATATGGCAGCGCCTCCGCGGAGGGAGTTCCCGGCAAGGAGGAAGTATCGAGTAGCTAG
- a CDS encoding CDGSH iron-sulfur domain-containing protein, translated as MAQVKITVRPNGPYRVEAPEGSIELVDANGTAYDLTGKPAFSLCRCGGSVNKPFCDGTHSKIGFQGAELAVKKAEGSSS; from the coding sequence ATGGCTCAAGTAAAGATCACTGTCAGACCGAATGGCCCGTACCGGGTAGAGGCTCCCGAAGGTTCCATCGAATTAGTGGACGCCAATGGCACCGCATACGATCTCACCGGCAAACCTGCATTCTCACTCTGCCGCTGCGGCGGCTCGGTTAACAAACCATTCTGCGACGGCACGCATAGCAAGATCGGCTTCCAGGGCGCGGAACTTGCCGTGAAGAAAGCCGAAGGCTCATCCTCTTAG
- a CDS encoding OmpA family protein: protein MKVSSIERRMRPFLTGISALIAIVAISTPAVAQSDSTPKWDVFAGYQYTDPGGTVPLGPDPNNPTPFKLPGMAKGIGGAFTYNFDSHWGLETDAGYSRDTGSASSEWTIGAGPRFIWRTEDVAFFLHGLATFNRVTYNAGFNTSNGVGAIAGGGMDIPFGKMFSWRVFGADYVFAAHNFSGFASPAFPNLRHPNFEGVRLRTGVVLSWGGAAPPVPAAACTVQPAEVMVGEPISATVTASNFNPKHTVTYSWSGTGGAVTGKDTAATIDTNNATPGSYVLTAHVTDPKANKNNEASCTANYTIKPLPPKNPPTMSLSASPTDLVPGGSVNLTATCTSPDGAQVSVANWTSSAGNVSGSGNSTTLSTAGLPAGAVTVTATCTDARGLTAQASTQITLENPPPPPVDKALEARLALHSVYFPTAMPPAKDPSAGLLPSQRKILDALAVDYKKYLENKPDTHLVLEGHADIRGTAAFNQALSERRVARVKSYLVEQGIPDADIETKAFGFQKNLTLEEVKTSIESRSDLTTEERKRALARIQVIKLASNRRVDITLNTPGQSETSVKQFPFNAADALSLIGGRESEKAAKPAPKKKPMKKR from the coding sequence ATGAAAGTCAGCAGCATTGAACGTCGGATGCGCCCGTTTCTGACCGGTATCTCAGCCCTGATCGCGATCGTCGCGATTTCTACCCCCGCAGTTGCCCAAAGCGATTCCACTCCCAAGTGGGACGTGTTCGCGGGCTATCAGTACACAGATCCAGGAGGCACGGTTCCGCTGGGCCCCGATCCCAATAATCCAACGCCATTCAAGCTTCCGGGAATGGCGAAGGGAATTGGTGGTGCATTCACATACAACTTCGATTCACATTGGGGCCTGGAGACCGATGCCGGCTACAGCCGGGATACGGGCTCGGCCTCATCGGAGTGGACAATCGGGGCGGGTCCACGCTTCATCTGGCGCACCGAGGACGTCGCATTTTTCCTGCATGGTCTGGCCACATTCAATCGCGTAACCTATAACGCCGGATTTAATACGAGCAACGGCGTCGGCGCCATAGCAGGCGGCGGCATGGATATTCCTTTCGGGAAAATGTTTTCCTGGCGCGTGTTCGGAGCGGACTATGTTTTTGCGGCGCACAACTTTTCCGGTTTCGCCTCCCCGGCATTTCCCAACCTCCGCCATCCTAATTTCGAAGGCGTAAGACTACGCACCGGTGTGGTCCTCAGTTGGGGCGGCGCAGCGCCTCCAGTTCCAGCGGCCGCCTGCACGGTCCAGCCTGCCGAAGTGATGGTAGGGGAACCCATCAGCGCCACTGTGACCGCCAGCAACTTCAATCCCAAGCACACGGTTACTTACAGTTGGAGCGGAACTGGTGGCGCCGTGACGGGAAAAGACACTGCCGCCACCATCGACACGAACAACGCGACTCCGGGCAGCTACGTGCTTACCGCGCATGTGACCGACCCGAAAGCCAACAAGAACAATGAAGCCAGTTGCACGGCAAACTATACGATCAAGCCCTTGCCGCCGAAGAATCCTCCTACCATGTCGCTCTCGGCCAGCCCGACGGATTTGGTCCCTGGGGGAAGCGTGAATCTGACGGCTACCTGCACCAGCCCTGACGGTGCTCAAGTTTCGGTAGCCAACTGGACATCCAGCGCCGGGAACGTCTCCGGTAGCGGCAACTCGACGACTCTGAGCACTGCCGGACTTCCCGCCGGCGCGGTGACAGTCACTGCTACTTGCACCGATGCGCGCGGTTTGACGGCACAGGCTTCGACTCAGATCACCTTGGAGAATCCGCCGCCGCCTCCGGTCGACAAGGCGCTGGAAGCCAGGTTGGCTCTGCACAGTGTTTACTTCCCGACAGCAATGCCGCCGGCGAAGGATCCCAGTGCCGGCCTTCTTCCCTCACAACGCAAAATCCTCGACGCCTTGGCGGTGGACTACAAGAAATATCTGGAGAACAAGCCGGACACACATCTCGTCCTCGAGGGTCACGCGGATATCCGTGGGACCGCGGCCTTTAACCAGGCCCTGTCGGAACGCCGCGTGGCTCGCGTAAAGAGCTATCTGGTGGAACAGGGCATTCCCGATGCCGATATCGAAACCAAGGCGTTCGGCTTCCAGAAAAACCTGACTCTAGAGGAAGTGAAAACTTCTATCGAGAGCCGCTCGGACCTGACAACCGAAGAGCGCAAGCGGGCATTAGCTCGAATTCAGGTCATCAAGTTGGCCAGCAATCGCCGGGTCGACATTACTCTCAATACCCCAGGCCAGTCGGAAACATCGGTCAAGCAATTTCCATTCAATGCGGCAGATGCGTTGAGCTTGATTGGAGGTCGCGAGAGTGAGAAAGCGGCTAAGCCTGCCCCGAAGAAAAAACCGATGAAAAAGCGATAA
- a CDS encoding glycosyltransferase family 4 protein, whose amino-acid sequence MHVLVTADSLSGSWAYARELVTGLVTRGVRVTLVSFGEIPLPEQTTWMDHLHGLDYRPTAFHLEWMQEAEEDLPESTEFLTALVRELRPDVLHLNQFCYGNLPVDVPRVVMAHGDLITWAHAVHNHSLQPERSPNWYHDTVLRGLHGADAVVAPSAWMLDRISAYYGQPQRGEVIYPGRNPIFFNPYVSKDDCVLAVGRMVDAGKQVFLLTQQVHSVPVCIVGAEHTVPVPRIPIRADVKVTTEQTSVAIRGPQTEAQLRALYSRASIYAATARYEPLGMGVLEAAFSRCAIVANDIPSFREIWGDAALYFRTNDAASLAENIERLNADRAMRRAYAELAYSRARERFTTKRMIDEYLHLYRSLASVRTAAA is encoded by the coding sequence GTGCACGTCCTGGTTACCGCCGATTCGCTCTCGGGATCATGGGCCTACGCCCGTGAATTGGTGACCGGGCTCGTCACGCGCGGGGTGCGCGTCACCCTGGTCAGTTTCGGCGAGATTCCGCTTCCCGAGCAGACTACCTGGATGGACCACCTGCACGGCCTCGATTACCGGCCTACGGCTTTTCATCTGGAGTGGATGCAGGAGGCGGAAGAAGATCTTCCCGAATCCACGGAATTCCTGACCGCTCTGGTCCGGGAGCTGCGTCCAGACGTGCTGCATCTCAACCAGTTCTGCTATGGAAATCTGCCGGTCGATGTGCCGCGGGTCGTCATGGCACACGGCGACTTAATCACCTGGGCGCATGCCGTTCACAATCACTCTCTGCAGCCGGAGCGCTCGCCGAATTGGTATCACGACACCGTTCTGCGCGGGCTGCACGGAGCGGATGCAGTGGTCGCGCCTTCGGCCTGGATGCTCGATCGAATCAGTGCATATTATGGGCAGCCGCAGCGGGGAGAAGTAATTTACCCCGGTCGCAATCCCATTTTTTTCAATCCCTACGTCAGTAAAGACGACTGCGTGCTGGCCGTCGGCCGCATGGTGGACGCCGGCAAGCAGGTTTTTCTTCTGACCCAGCAGGTTCATTCTGTTCCGGTGTGCATCGTGGGCGCCGAACACACCGTGCCTGTGCCGCGAATTCCGATTCGCGCTGACGTGAAAGTTACAACCGAGCAGACCTCGGTGGCGATTCGCGGCCCGCAGACCGAGGCGCAATTGCGCGCCCTGTATAGTCGAGCATCGATCTACGCCGCCACGGCGCGCTACGAACCACTTGGCATGGGCGTACTAGAAGCCGCGTTTTCCCGCTGCGCCATCGTGGCCAATGACATTCCGAGCTTCCGCGAAATCTGGGGAGACGCGGCTCTTTATTTCCGTACCAACGATGCGGCCAGCCTCGCCGAAAATATTGAAAGGCTCAACGCCGACCGCGCCATGCGCCGCGCCTACGCCGAACTAGCCTACTCCCGCGCCCGCGAACGCTTTACCACCAAGCGCATGATTGACGAATACCTCCATCTGTATCGCAGTCTGGCGTCAGTGCGAACCGCGGCAGCGTAA